The genomic DNA CAGGTAGGTTTTGCAGGCGTTGTATGATCGTTTTAAGGTCCTTGATTTCAACGTTTTTCAGTACGTTGTAGAGGAATCCGCTTTGAGGCGTCGTCAACTGGAAGGCGTTGCTTATTGCTTCAACGATTTCCTCAACGGTTAAACCTGAAAGGCTTAACTCCTCAGGCTTAACGGTTGGCTCAACGTCGTACTCGCCCGCCCAGTCGAAGACCAGCGCGCTAGGCTGCTTGGCTATTATCTTCTTCACCGTCTCCGTCTTACCGGTTCCGGTCGCGCCGAGCACAACGATGTGCCTGGCGCCCTCAACCCCTCGAAGCCTTATCCATACAGGTATCACGAGCCTCGAGGTGCCGAGGAGCACCGATTCCTTACGCGGGTAGGCAAGGTAAGCAGCGTACGCCATAAGTCCGACCGCCGATAAAGCTATGAGCGACGGCGCTATCCAAGCCGCGTTAACTCCAGCAGCCGCTATCCTCTTAACGCCTACAACGGCTAAGAGCGTTAGAAACGCTGCTGGCAGCGCGTAGTCCATTCCGTTTTTCGGGCGGGCGCGCGGGATGCACCACTCAACCGGGGAAAAAGGCGTGACGGGAAGAGGAGATTATATGCTTAACGCGCGCCCGTACTCCCGAACGGCATAGGCTCACCTAAGCGCTTGAAGGATTTGGAAGAGGAGGTACACCACTAAGACGTTGAAGGCAGTAAGTATGCCGAGGCTGAGGTGCATCGTCTTCTCCAGCCCGCTGAACCTCTCGTCCACGCGCCTCTCAAAGCTCTCAAACCTATCGTTTACGCGCTTCTCTAAGCCGTCGAACCTAGCTTTAAGCTCGGCTATTCCGCTCTCCACGTGGTTTAGCCTATCCCTTATCTCGTTCATAACGCTCTTTAGTTCTACGGCTTCGTGCTCCAGCACCGCTACCCTCGACTCCAAGCTCGCGTTAGAACTATTTACCTTTTTCGCGTCCGTACCGACCACCTCCTAAACCTTCTCGGGCGTATTGGGCCGGTTCCTCCTTTTTCAGAGGGGTCGGCGGCGGGCCTGAAGCCGGCCCTTTACGCCCGAGAAGGCTTAACACTGCCGAACCCCTCCTCCCCTCACGGCCCGCTGGTCGGCGGCTCGGGACCTTCCCACCCCAACCTCGCGGTTGGATGGTGCATCCACTAATAGGGCGGGCGCTAAAAAGAAGCAGGGTCATCACATCATTCCGCGCCGGCGCGGTATGATACGATGACCCCTCCCCTTTTTAGCGGGCCGCGTAGGCTGTGAAGCTTAGTTCGCCCTTATCGGTTATGAGGGTTAGTACGCGCGTTAACCCGTTGTTTTTAAAGGTTTCTGGGGGGGAACTCGGACGTGGCAACTTAAGGCTTACCTCTTAGGTGGTTGTAGTAATATGTGAATGTTTTGCAGAATAGGTTTCAGCATTTTACCGCTCTTTTCCATTTTAGGTTTGGGTTGTGTTTTAGGTTGACTGTTATTTTGTTGAAGAAGGTTTTTGTGCTTGTTTGAATGATGAGAAGGCTGACTCTATTAG from Candidatus Nezhaarchaeales archaeon includes the following:
- a CDS encoding DUF87 domain-containing protein — protein: MDYALPAAFLTLLAVVGVKRIAAAGVNAAWIAPSLIALSAVGLMAYAAYLAYPRKESVLLGTSRLVIPVWIRLRGVEGARHIVVLGATGTGKTETVKKIIAKQPSALVFDWAGEYDVEPTVKPEELSLSGLTVEEIVEAISNAFQLTTPQSGFLYNVLKNVEIKDLKTIIQRLQNLPESSLSAPEREIRAALLRRLTPCEKLFAGKEELKAGRVDLSSLPHDGKTLTLFYIYRCLEG